Proteins encoded in a region of the bacterium genome:
- a CDS encoding CoA pyrophosphatase → MPSDSSFEIYQSRIRSIRHKASLELGSFVPAAVLIPFYEKNSEPFLLFAKRTQTVRHHKGQISFPGGAYEPNDPDLRHTALRETEEEIGLDQSHVNILAELDDMFTPTRFRVTPFVGTIPYPYSFKINPHETAELIEVPLRHLLIESNHRIGYRMFQNRIYEIHYYDYSEHIIWGVTGQILNDLLKKIQ, encoded by the coding sequence ATGCCGTCCGATTCTTCTTTTGAAATCTATCAATCGCGTATCCGATCCATCCGTCATAAAGCTTCTTTGGAATTAGGTTCTTTTGTACCTGCTGCCGTGCTGATCCCTTTTTATGAAAAAAACAGCGAGCCGTTTTTGCTATTTGCAAAACGCACGCAAACAGTACGGCATCATAAAGGCCAAATTTCATTTCCCGGCGGTGCGTACGAACCCAATGATCCGGATTTACGCCATACCGCTTTGCGTGAAACGGAAGAAGAAATTGGACTAGACCAATCCCATGTGAATATCTTGGCCGAATTGGATGATATGTTTACACCGACTCGCTTCCGGGTCACTCCTTTTGTGGGTACTATTCCATATCCTTATTCATTTAAAATTAATCCTCACGAAACGGCTGAATTAATTGAAGTTCCGTTGCGTCATTTGTTGATCGAATCCAATCACAGGATCGGTTATCGGATGTTTCAAAATCGAATTTATGAAATCCATTATTATGATTACAGTGAACATATCATCTGGGGCGTAACAGGACAAATTCTCAACGATTTGTTGAAAAAAATTCAATAA
- a CDS encoding carbohydrate binding family 9 domain-containing protein, producing the protein MKHAYEFLGRLPYGERFLISILISLLILLLLVMPFQLFANIQAGTLASAKISDESKTFAPNPILTINVQPAAISPVIDGEIEESWLQLEHFSNFAENYPNERQKPKAVTEGYITHDDKYLYIAFICHDPDMRKLRAVLSDRDALYEDDFVGLNIDPFGAQLNGFEFFVNPLGVQADLSVDVTGNEDDSFDAVWESAAKIYDDRWTAEIKIPFKSLRFPNKPEQDWLIHFYRIYPRESRYVYSWMATSRDISNQYAQAGHIKMKIPETSSRNIEFLPYTVGTSEKSLIEKDDGNGKWDKRNYDGDVGFNLKYGLTSNVTLDLAYNPDFSQIESDAGQISVNNPFALFYNEKRPFFLEGRDIFYVDQDINLLYTRTISDPLVVGKISGKAGKMSFGYISGYDESTQYVIPFEESGPGLFTNKNSVSNILRTKYELGTGTYIGFTGTDRRLSNASNSVGTLDAKVRLSTKYTLSALASMSHTDESSDSLLSKDDKDFESFKEGHTTYTGDFDGENFDGHLFRLTLDRTAKHWGFFAWYNDRSPGFRSENGFISSNNLREIGSYQRYTFYYPQSTVLDRVEPRLQFNRKYNYDGKLKDWWINPQLFIQFKKQTYIWMSIAALNNENFRDRQFNHIHRFSFEFGTKIYKKLYGGVWTENGNYVNRSGNIDDQGIDDPRNPLAKAKGFNLQTWITIKPTSQLSNQIDYRQFNLWTHYGGSLITAQKIFRNTLAYQFTRRLFLRIIGEYAVRESNESATDDDGNFIVEGPGKYKLDHSKSKSYSVDPLVSYKINPFTVFFIGAHFGGKSDPYPNYNGLTPTQQSVFVKFQYFMRI; encoded by the coding sequence ATGAAACATGCGTATGAGTTTCTGGGTCGTTTGCCCTATGGCGAAAGATTTTTAATATCAATTTTGATCAGTCTGTTGATCTTGCTGCTGCTCGTCATGCCGTTTCAGCTTTTTGCCAATATTCAGGCAGGAACATTAGCATCCGCCAAGATTTCCGATGAATCGAAAACTTTCGCTCCGAATCCTATCTTGACCATTAATGTTCAGCCAGCGGCCATATCACCGGTCATTGATGGCGAAATCGAAGAGTCATGGTTACAATTGGAGCACTTCAGCAATTTTGCCGAGAATTATCCCAATGAGCGGCAAAAACCGAAGGCCGTAACGGAGGGTTATATTACGCATGACGATAAATATTTGTACATTGCGTTTATTTGTCATGATCCGGACATGAGAAAACTGCGTGCGGTTTTGAGCGATCGTGACGCGTTGTATGAAGACGATTTTGTCGGCCTCAATATCGACCCTTTCGGCGCTCAACTCAACGGGTTTGAGTTTTTCGTCAATCCTTTAGGTGTTCAGGCCGATCTCAGCGTTGACGTGACGGGTAACGAGGATGACAGCTTCGATGCGGTGTGGGAATCTGCCGCCAAAATTTACGATGACCGTTGGACGGCCGAAATTAAAATCCCATTCAAAAGCCTGCGATTTCCCAATAAACCGGAACAAGACTGGCTGATTCATTTTTATAGAATCTATCCTCGCGAAAGCCGTTATGTGTATTCCTGGATGGCAACGTCGCGCGATATCAGCAATCAATACGCCCAAGCCGGACACATTAAAATGAAAATCCCCGAAACGTCTTCCCGTAATATTGAATTTCTGCCGTACACAGTCGGTACATCTGAAAAATCATTGATCGAAAAAGACGATGGCAATGGAAAATGGGATAAACGAAACTATGACGGTGATGTAGGATTTAATCTCAAATACGGACTGACGTCGAATGTCACTTTGGATCTGGCCTATAATCCCGATTTCAGTCAAATTGAATCGGATGCCGGACAGATCAGTGTGAATAATCCTTTTGCACTGTTTTACAATGAAAAACGACCTTTCTTTCTCGAAGGCCGGGATATTTTTTATGTGGATCAAGATATAAATTTACTTTACACGCGCACGATCAGCGATCCTTTGGTAGTGGGTAAAATTTCCGGAAAAGCGGGAAAAATGAGTTTCGGCTATATTTCGGGTTACGACGAGAGCACGCAGTATGTGATCCCATTCGAGGAAAGCGGGCCGGGTTTATTTACGAACAAAAATTCTGTTTCAAATATTCTTCGTACGAAATACGAGCTCGGCACTGGAACGTATATCGGATTTACCGGTACCGATCGCCGGCTTTCGAATGCATCGAATTCCGTCGGTACTCTCGATGCTAAAGTGCGATTGAGTACCAAATACACGTTATCGGCTCTAGCAAGTATGAGCCACACTGATGAATCGAGTGACTCGCTTTTATCCAAAGACGATAAAGATTTTGAATCCTTTAAAGAAGGCCACACAACGTATACCGGCGACTTCGACGGTGAAAATTTTGACGGACATTTATTTCGTCTGACTTTGGACAGAACGGCAAAACATTGGGGGTTTTTTGCATGGTACAATGACCGTTCACCGGGATTTCGTTCGGAAAACGGTTTTATCAGTTCGAACAACCTCCGCGAAATCGGCTCGTATCAGCGTTATACTTTCTATTATCCTCAATCAACCGTGCTCGATCGGGTTGAGCCCCGCTTGCAATTCAACCGGAAATATAACTACGACGGAAAGTTAAAAGACTGGTGGATCAATCCGCAGCTTTTTATCCAGTTTAAAAAGCAAACGTACATCTGGATGAGCATTGCTGCACTCAACAATGAAAACTTCAGAGATCGTCAATTCAATCATATTCACCGATTCTCTTTTGAATTTGGTACCAAAATTTACAAAAAGCTTTACGGTGGTGTCTGGACTGAAAATGGTAATTATGTTAATCGTTCAGGTAATATCGACGACCAGGGTATTGACGATCCGCGTAACCCTTTGGCTAAAGCCAAAGGATTTAATCTCCAGACATGGATTACCATTAAGCCGACCAGCCAGTTATCCAATCAAATTGATTACCGGCAATTCAATCTCTGGACGCATTACGGTGGCAGTCTGATCACGGCTCAGAAAATTTTCAGAAATACTCTGGCCTATCAATTCACCCGCCGTTTGTTTTTACGCATTATCGGCGAGTATGCGGTCAGAGAATCCAATGAATCTGCGACTGATGACGATGGGAATTTTATTGTCGAAGGACCCGGAAAATACAAGCTGGATCATTCGAAATCAAAATCATACAGCGTTGATCCGTTGGTCAGCTACAAAATCAATCCGTTCACGGTATTTTTTATCGGAGCTCATTTCGGCGGTAAGAGCGATCCTTATCCTAACTACAACGGTTTGACCCCAACACAACAAAGCGTGTTTGTGAAGTTTCAGTATTTTATGAGAATTTAA
- a CDS encoding peptidyl-prolyl cis-trans isomerase codes for MKRRVVWCLAIVVIACSEAKPDYIVKVGETLLTETMIDSALRNDVRGQTNARDLYIQQWIQTETLYQKAKMVGMDKDPRYLQQMALIQKELLVQAFVEGELDKSIQITKQEIEQFYQEHSKEFEIPEDQVKTEYFFTREKLKAKNLEQQLIRMARIRVKDFVDLVTQAASDSDIIGATEFLPRDKFEEKIAKYLFAKNATDEIIGPIQNKNGYYTLWHVEEIRPKGAPKPLAQVEGEIEARLKAIKRKRKTEELVKKIKNEIPIEYNTPLTP; via the coding sequence ATGAAACGACGGGTGGTATGGTGTTTGGCTATTGTTGTCATTGCTTGCAGTGAAGCCAAGCCGGATTACATTGTAAAAGTGGGTGAGACGCTTCTGACGGAAACGATGATCGACAGCGCGCTACGTAATGATGTGCGCGGCCAAACCAACGCACGTGATTTATATATCCAACAATGGATTCAAACGGAGACGCTTTACCAAAAAGCAAAGATGGTTGGGATGGATAAAGACCCGCGGTATCTTCAGCAAATGGCGTTGATTCAAAAAGAATTATTGGTGCAAGCCTTTGTTGAAGGTGAATTGGATAAATCGATCCAGATCACTAAACAGGAAATAGAACAATTTTATCAGGAGCATAGCAAAGAATTTGAAATTCCTGAAGATCAGGTGAAAACGGAATATTTTTTTACGCGTGAAAAGCTGAAAGCTAAAAACCTGGAGCAACAGCTCATTCGTATGGCACGTATTCGGGTGAAGGATTTTGTCGATCTGGTGACGCAGGCGGCTTCGGACAGCGATATTATCGGCGCGACCGAATTTCTTCCGCGCGATAAATTTGAAGAAAAAATAGCCAAATATCTGTTTGCTAAAAACGCTACGGATGAAATTATCGGACCGATCCAAAACAAAAACGGTTATTATACCCTCTGGCATGTGGAAGAAATTCGTCCGAAAGGAGCGCCAAAACCTTTAGCGCAAGTTGAAGGTGAGATCGAAGCGCGGCTCAAAGCCATCAAACGAAAACGAAAAACAGAAGAATTGGTCAAGAAGATCAAAAACGAAATCCCCATCGAATATAATACGCCTCTTACTCCCTAA